Proteins encoded in a region of the Thunnus thynnus chromosome 8, fThuThy2.1, whole genome shotgun sequence genome:
- the gpr52 gene encoding G-protein coupled receptor 52 has protein sequence MNQSELTTDPVLIANTSHGDFFPDRASNHSCPLGWGLNEGLEACVLETAVIVLLTVLIIAGNLTVIFVFHCAPLLHHYTTSYFIQTMAYADLLVGLSCLVPTLSLLHYPAGVQEPITCQVFSYVISVLKSVSMACLACISVDRYLAITKPLSYNQLVTPCRLRGCITLIWVYSSLVFLPSFFGWGKPGYHGDIFEWCAHSWPTSALFTGFVVCLLYAPAALVVCFTYYHIFRICQQHNREISERRARFPSQEMEAGEGGGSGHHGGHGPDRRYAMVLFRITSVFYMLWLPYIIYFLLESSHVLDSPALSFITTWLAISNSFCNCVIYSLSNSVFRLGMRRLSQTICSFSHCAADDRDFGEPKPRKRANSCSI, from the coding sequence ATGAACCAGTCTGAACTGACAACGGACCCTGTGCTCATTGCCAACACCAGCCATGGAGACTTCTTTCCCGACAGGGCCTCCAACCACTCCTGTCCCTTGGGCTGGGGGCTGAATGAAGGCCTAGAGGCTTGCGTTCTGGAGACTGCTGTCATTGTGCTTCTGACAGTGCTCATTATTGCAGGGAACCTAACGGTGATCTTTGTGTTCCACTGTGCGCCTCTGCTACACCACTACACCACCAGCTACTTCATCCAGACCATGGCCTACGCTGATCTACTGGTGGGTCTTAGCTGCCTGGTGCCCACCCTGTCTCTGCTCCACTACCCAGCTGGTGTCCAGGAACCCATCACATGCCAGGTCTTCAGCTATGTCATTTCTGTTCTCAAGAGTGTTTCAATGGCCTGTTTGGCCTGTATCAGTGTGGACCGCTACCTGGCCATAACTAAACCACTATCTTACAACCAACTGGTGACGCCATGCCGGCTACGGGGCTGCATCACACTCATCTGGGTCTACTCTAGCCTGGTCTTCTTGCCCTCCTTCTTTGGATGGGGTAAGCCAGGCTATCATGGGGACATTTTTGAGTGGTGCGCTCACTCTTGGCCCACTTCTGCCCTCTTTACAGGCTTTGTGGTGTGCTTGCTCTATGCACCTGCTGCACTTGTGGTCTGTTTTACCTATTATCATATTTTTCGCATTTGCCAGCAGCACAACAGGGAGATCAGTGAACGGAGGGCACGTTTTCCCAGTCAGGAGATGGAGGCTGGTGAGGGTGGTGGCAGTGGACATCATGGAGGGCATGGACCAGATCGTCGCTATGCGATGGTGCTCTTTCGCATCACCAGTGTTTTCTATATGCTGTGGCTGCCCTACATCATCTACTTCCTGCTAGAGAGCTCCCATGTGCTAGATAGCCCTGCCCTCTCCTTCATCACCACCTGGCTGGCCATCAGCAACAGCTTTTGCAACTGTGTGATCTACAGCCTGTCCAATAGTGTGTTCCGCCTAGGCATGCGAAGGCTCTCGCAGACAATTTGCTCCTTCAGCCACTGTGCGGCTGATGACAGGGACTTTGGGGAGCCTAAACCAAGGAAGAGAGCAAACTCATGCTCCATCTGA